The DNA sequence GTTCAACAGGAGGCGAATCCAGGATTGGGTATGAAGAGAATTTCTTTTGCGTAGACAAAACAAATCCCCTGGAGGCTTTCTCTTCAAACCTTGGCATCCCAAATGGTCCTGTTAGAGTTTCTGCTTCAAGAATTTGCTCCCTTTCTTTCCTCTTTCCCCTTAAATCAAAGAGATTCCAGAATTTTCTTCTATGATAGTAAGGTTCCTCTACAGTCGAATGGAGTATATGATATCGTGCCAGAAGGTTAGCGTCTTTCATTTCGGGAAAATTATTCATGTAAAAAGGAGTCTCTATATCATCCCATAAGAATGCATACTGAACTTTTTTTATCCTTAAAAAGTCAGGGTCTGTGTTGGTCATCCTTGGCCAGCAATGATAAGCTTTTATGTCATTGTTCATCGAAAGAGGAATAGCCCAAACTCCAGCCATAATAGCTCCTGGAAATGCCCTGGCAAAGTCTTCTGAGATTTCCTTCATCTGATATTTTGAATTAGAAAGGTAGTGGATTATTTCCTTGGAATTTATAAAAATTGTATACATTATGACAATCGATATAAGAATCTTTGGAATAATCCTTGGAAATTTTTTGAATAAATTAGAATATCTTATGAAGAGAATAATAATTGATACAGAGACAATAGATAAAAAGATGTCTATGAGAAAGAATTTTGAAAGCTTTTGGTATATATAAGGAGTATAAAGCCTTCTTAAAATATGGCTGAAGATAAAAAGGGAGAGGATGAAATAGAGAAAAAGCTCAATTATGTTAACCTTTTTCTTGGAATAAGCATCTCTATTTCCAAAAACTCTATGAGCGAAACCAAAAAAAATAAATAGCATTGGAAATAAAAAGTCAAAATAGTATCTCAATGGTCTCCAGAAGAGAATTGAATGGAGGGAGTAGCCAAATCCTGCCCAGCAAAATCCCATAACCTCCAGAGGAGTGAGCTTCTCCTTTTTATGGAAATAGGCTCTAATCAAAAAGAACATCAGGATGCTTACAAAGATACCAATAGGAACAAAGGTTTCATGGATTGAGAAAGGAGCCCTTGAAAACCAGTGGAAAAGGATATCCTTTTTGATGTTAGCAAACATGATTCTTATATTATAAGAACCAAATCTTTCATATATTTCTCTGTGGGGAATATAGGTGAGGAAAAGCCAAACAAAGATTGAAAGAATTAATCCAGTTAAAAGGTATGTGGTGTCCACCATTGCCTTTTTTATTCTCTCCCTTTTCCCTATTATCTCCAATACATGGGCAATGAAAAAGATGGCAATAAAATAAAGTATCTTTGGTTTGGAGTTGTAGGCGAGCCAGAGGCAAATCCCTGAAAAAAAGAGAAGGATTGGGAATCCCTTTATGCCCTTCTGCCATAGAAATATTGAAAGGAGAGCAAAGAAAAGCATCTCCGGTATTCTATCTGCAATTCTACTGTATGTAAAAAAAAGAAAATTGGTCCCAAGGATAATTACGCCTACCAAGGCTATTTTTTCTGAAAAGGAATCCTTTAAGATAAGGTAAAAAATGAGAAGGATCATGGCGCTGAAGAAGAGAGGAACAAGATTCATGCTCTTAATGCTTACTCCAAATATTAGAAATGTGAGATATGTAACATAATGGGGAACTATGGTAAGCCACATGAGGTTCCATTTTTCGTCTATTTCCCATGTTCCAAAGATAACCTTGTTCCTTGCATTATAGGCGTATTGGGCTGGGTCTCCATATTCTGCAACAGACATGAAAGGAGGGGGATCGGAATCGAGGTTGATAAGTTTCAGGCAGGTAAATATAACGATTAGGATTAAAGCAATTCTATCAGTCTTTCTCATATTTTTCTCAAAATATATAAACTATCCCTATAAAGAATGCAAGAACCAGAAATGTTGCAACAAGTTAAGCTTTATCGGTGGTTTAATAATTTGGGCAGCAAGGGTGACTTCGAAAACACGCTGTATTTTCCCCAGCGAGGAAAATAACAGCTCGGCACTCATACTTCGCTCTTCCTCCCCAATTATTAATTGGGGAGGAAACCATGCCCGCTACGCATTCGTGACGGTTTTCTCCGCCACCCTTGCTGCCAAGGAAAATATTAAGATAATTTCTTGTCATACGTAACTTTAATCAATTTCCAAAAAGATATTTGTTTGACAGGAAGAGGGAATTAGATTAAAGTTAAAAATGAGAATGAATCTAATTTTAAATTAGCATGAAACATCTTACTCTACTTGAAGCACCTGATTTTAAATTGCTTAAAGTTAAAGAAATTAGAGGAGGGAAGGGTCTTTTAAGAAGACTTTTCTCCTTGGGCATTCATGAGGGTGATTTGATTAAAAAAGATCAATCTGGAATATTTGGAGGACCGGTGCTTTTAAGAAATATTACCAGTAACATAAAAGTAGCGATTGGAAGAGGAATTGCCTCCAAGATAATTGTAGAAATATCTGATGAACAAAGAAAAAATACCTAAAATTGTCCTGATAGGCCAGCCCAATAGCGGAAAAAGCACCCTATTTAATTCAATCGCAGGCTTTAAATCAAAAGTTTCAAATTTTCCTGGAACTACTGTTAAATTTACTTATAGCGTAGTAAACATCAAAGGAAGATTGTTTGAAATAGTAGATCTTCCAGGAACATATTCTTTGCATCCATCAGATAGAGCAGAAGAAGAAGTAATTAAATACCTTCTTTACAATGATATTGACCTTATTGTTGATGTAATCGATGCTTCTGTTCTTTCAAGAAGTCTCGATTTAACCCTTGAATTAAAGGAATTAAAAGTTCCTTTTGTGATTGCCCTTAATTTGATTGATGATGCTGAAAGAAAGGGCATTCTGATAGATTATAAAAAACTTGAAGAAAAAATAGGAGCTCCTGTAGTTCCCACTATTGCGTTGTATGGGAAAGGTGTAAGAGAATTACTCCAAAAAGTTTTTGAGACCTATTTATTTCCTGAAAAAAAAGATTTTCTTTTTTTTACTACTCATATAAATGAAATGCTTGATAAAGTCAAGAAGCAGCTAAATTTTCCTAATTTAACCCAAAGATTAAGATATCCTAAAAGATTTTTCTTAATAGAATTGCTTGAGGGAAATGAAGTAATAGAGAAAGAAATTTTAAGTCAATGTAAAGAATTAGAAGACTCAATCGTTTCAATAAGAGAAGAAATCCTTTCGAAGGAGGGTGATACATTCTTAGAAATAATATCTTCCCAGAGGCATAACATCTCAATGAAAATAGCTGAAAGTTCAACTTCAATTAAACATGGAAGAAAAATAACAATTGATGATTATATCGATAAGTTTTTGATGCATCCTGTTTTCGGCTATGTATTTCTTTTATTTATTTTTATTGGGTTTTTCTTTTTTGTAGTAAAAATTGGATCTTTTCTTGAAGAATTATTAATAATTCCCTTTGATGCCGTTAGAGCAGTTATTCAGGAGAGTATCAATATTTCTATTTTAAGGTATGTACTGGATGGAGCATTTCAAGGGCTTGGAGGAGGAATTGCTATAGTAATACCCTATTTACTGCCATTAACATTTTTGATGTCTCTGCTTGAAGATTCTGGATATCTTTCAAGAGCTGCATTTTTAATGGATACTTTTATGCATAAAATTGGACTTCATGGAAAGTCAATCCCTCCGTTTATCTTAGGATATGGCTGTAATGTTCCTGCTGTTATGTCCACAAGAATACTTGAATCAGAAAGGGATAGAATTGTTACTTCGCTGTTAATTCCTTTTATCCCGTGTTCTGCAAGGATTACAATAATATCCGCTATTGTAGCTTTTTATTTAGGTCCATTCTATGCTCTGGGATTATATATTTTTTCAATATTTTTGATCGGAATTATAGGAAAGATTTTAATGACTCTATTTCCTTCATCCACTCCTGGACTGACTCTGGAGATTCCCACCTACAAATTACCTTCGCCAAAAATCACTTTCCAGAAGGCATTTCTGCAGATTAAATTTTTTATTAATCATGCGCTTCCTATATTAATAATCGGAAGTATTGTGCTGAGTGTATTTCAATGGATTAATGCAGATAGTTTAATTAATTCTATATTCACGCCCCTTACCTCAGGTGTTCTGGGGCTTCCTTCCGCAGTTGGAACTACAATAATATTCGGCTTTTTTAGAAAAGAACTTACATTGATAATGTTATTACAAGCGCTCGGTATCTCGTTCAATAATATATCAGATGTATTAAATAGTTCTCAGCTCTTTACTTTTACCATTTTTGTAACATTTTATATTCCATGTCTTTCCACTTTTGTAGTTATGTGGAAGGAGCTTGGAAAGAGAATCGCTTTAATTTCTGCTTTAATTAGCACTGCAGTTGCTACACTTTTGGGATTCTTATCAAAGATGGCATTCAAATATTTTTCTTGAATCCTTTAATCAGAAAAGATATAAAAAATAAGGAAGCACTTAAAGTTTTATGGTGGTGATAATTTGGACAGCAAAGTTAAATTAATACAAATGCAATATATAATTTGTAGGGCAACCCTTTAGAGCCTGCCCCGAACTTGATTCGGGGGTTGCTTGATGCAAGGCTAAAGCCTTGCCCTACATGTAAAAATATTTTGTGCGTTTGTATTAATTTTTTACCAAAAGACTTTAAGTGCTTACAAAAATAACTAAAGGGAGGACGAATGGGAAAAATTAACTTTTATTTCATTTTTGCAATATTTATTATAGTTTTTTTAACTATGAATCTTAAAATCAGTTCTCAGGAGGAAAGAATGGTTGCAGACTTAGCCCTTACGAATGGAAATGTGATAACGATGGATTGTAAAATCCCTCTTGCTCAGGCAATAGCGATTAAAGGAGAAAGGATTCTTTTTGTAGGAAGTAATTTTGATATAAGAGCCTATATTGGAAAGCAAACGAAGATTATAGATTTGGAAGGAAAAACTATAATTCCTGGTTTAATTGATAGCCATGTCCATTTCATAGGCCTCGGAGAAAGATTGAGAAGTCTTAATTTTGTGGGTACAAAAAGCATTGATGAGATTGTTGAAATTATTAAGAAGAATTTAAATAAATATAAGCCCGGAGAGTGGATTCTTGGAGGAGGATGGGATCATGAAGACTGGGAGAAAAAAGAATTCCCAACCCATGGAGAGATCAGTGAAGTGGCACCTGATAATCCAGTTTATTTGACAAGGGTTGACGGGCATGCTGGGTGGGCTAATAAGAGAGCTATGGAGATTGCAAAGATTACAAGGGAAATAAAAGACCCGGCCGGAGGAAAAATAATAAGAGATTCATATGGAAACCCAACAGGAGTATTTATTGATGAAGCACAGGATTTAATCACAAGGCATATTCCAGAAAGGAGTTTTGAGTGGAGAAAAGAGAGCGCCAAAGTCGCCCAGCAGAAATGTCTTGAGCTTGGTTTAACTGGAGTTCATGATGCTGGTGTTTCAGAGGAGACAATAAAGATTTATAAAGAGCTGGCTGATGAAAATTTGCTTAAAATAA is a window from the Acidobacteriota bacterium genome containing:
- a CDS encoding glycosyltransferase family 39 protein, with amino-acid sequence MRKTDRIALILIVIFTCLKLINLDSDPPPFMSVAEYGDPAQYAYNARNKVIFGTWEIDEKWNLMWLTIVPHYVTYLTFLIFGVSIKSMNLVPLFFSAMILLIFYLILKDSFSEKIALVGVIILGTNFLFFTYSRIADRIPEMLFFALLSIFLWQKGIKGFPILLFFSGICLWLAYNSKPKILYFIAIFFIAHVLEIIGKRERIKKAMVDTTYLLTGLILSIFVWLFLTYIPHREIYERFGSYNIRIMFANIKKDILFHWFSRAPFSIHETFVPIGIFVSILMFFLIRAYFHKKEKLTPLEVMGFCWAGFGYSLHSILFWRPLRYYFDFLFPMLFIFFGFAHRVFGNRDAYSKKKVNIIELFLYFILSLFIFSHILRRLYTPYIYQKLSKFFLIDIFLSIVSVSIIILFIRYSNLFKKFPRIIPKILISIVIMYTIFINSKEIIHYLSNSKYQMKEISEDFARAFPGAIMAGVWAIPLSMNNDIKAYHCWPRMTNTDPDFLRIKKVQYAFLWDDIETPFYMNNFPEMKDANLLARYHILHSTVEEPYYHRRKFWNLFDLRGKRKEREQILEAETLTGPFGMPRFEEKASRGFVLSTQKKFSSYPILDSPPVELKEGTTEITFFMKTPSHILKDTPVCQLILLREDGKLRKRKIVYSHEFKMPSLFIPIKWRIQLSKTSKWKIQVLNYAHTDFYIDYLEIKSIK
- a CDS encoding FeoA domain-containing protein, with amino-acid sequence MKHLTLLEAPDFKLLKVKEIRGGKGLLRRLFSLGIHEGDLIKKDQSGIFGGPVLLRNITSNIKVAIGRGIASKIIVEISDEQRKNT
- the feoB gene encoding ferrous iron transport protein B, which encodes MNKEKIPKIVLIGQPNSGKSTLFNSIAGFKSKVSNFPGTTVKFTYSVVNIKGRLFEIVDLPGTYSLHPSDRAEEEVIKYLLYNDIDLIVDVIDASVLSRSLDLTLELKELKVPFVIALNLIDDAERKGILIDYKKLEEKIGAPVVPTIALYGKGVRELLQKVFETYLFPEKKDFLFFTTHINEMLDKVKKQLNFPNLTQRLRYPKRFFLIELLEGNEVIEKEILSQCKELEDSIVSIREEILSKEGDTFLEIISSQRHNISMKIAESSTSIKHGRKITIDDYIDKFLMHPVFGYVFLLFIFIGFFFFVVKIGSFLEELLIIPFDAVRAVIQESINISILRYVLDGAFQGLGGGIAIVIPYLLPLTFLMSLLEDSGYLSRAAFLMDTFMHKIGLHGKSIPPFILGYGCNVPAVMSTRILESERDRIVTSLLIPFIPCSARITIISAIVAFYLGPFYALGLYIFSIFLIGIIGKILMTLFPSSTPGLTLEIPTYKLPSPKITFQKAFLQIKFFINHALPILIIGSIVLSVFQWINADSLINSIFTPLTSGVLGLPSAVGTTIIFGFFRKELTLIMLLQALGISFNNISDVLNSSQLFTFTIFVTFYIPCLSTFVVMWKELGKRIALISALISTAVATLLGFLSKMAFKYFS